From the Accumulibacter sp. genome, one window contains:
- a CDS encoding type II toxin-antitoxin system Phd/YefM family antitoxin codes for MTIETTYSQARDQLKALMDRAVDDREIVVVRRRSGGAVAMIAADELESLTETAHLLRSPKNAERILSALARARGGEVEPTPVHTLKQRNSVT; via the coding sequence ATGACCATCGAGACAACATATAGCCAGGCCCGTGATCAGTTGAAAGCGCTGATGGATCGGGCCGTGGATGATCGCGAGATTGTGGTGGTGCGTCGCCGTTCCGGTGGGGCAGTGGCCATGATTGCTGCGGACGAACTGGAGAGTCTGACAGAAACCGCTCACCTTCTGCGTTCCCCAAAGAACGCAGAGCGAATCCTCTCTGCCTTGGCACGCGCTCGGGGGGGCGAGGTGGAACCGACGCCTGTGCATACCCTGAAACAACGTAATTCGGTGACGTAA